The Cellulosimicrobium cellulans genome contains the following window.
GCCGGCGTGCTCGCCAAGGCGGCCGCCCAGACGCTCGGCGGCGGCGGCGGCGGCAAGGACGACATGGCCCAGGGCGGCGGCACGGACGTCTCGGCGCTGCCCGCCGCCCTGCAGGGCGTGCGCGACGGCGCTGCGGCGGCCGCGTGACGGCCGTCCCCTGGCTGCCCGCCGACGACGGGCGCGCCCCCCTCCCGCGCGGGGCGCGCCTGGGCGTCGACGTGGGCAGCGTGCGCGTCGGGCTCGCGGCGAGCGACCCCGACGGGCGCGTCGCGACCCCGGTCGAGACGCTCGCGCGCGACACGAAGGCCGGGGCCGCGGTCCCGACGGACGTCGCGCGCATCGCCGCCGAGGTCGACGAGCGCGGCGCCCAGGTGGTCTACGTCGGCCTCCCGCGCCACCTCTCCGGGGGAGAGGGTGCCGCCGCCCAGGGGGCGCGGGCGTACGCTGGACTGGTGGCACGCGTCGTCGCACCGGTGCCGGTGCACCTCGTCGACGAGCGGATGACGACCGTCAGCGCGCACCAGGCGCTGCACGCGTCGGGACGCGCCGGCAAGAAGCACCGCAGCGTCGTCGACCAGGCGGCCGCCGTTATCATTCTGCAATCCGCTCTCGACGCCGAGCGGGGCGCGGGGGCGCGCGCCGGAGAACCTGTAGACCCGACAGGAGACCACCGACCGTGACCGACCTGTTCGAACGGCCCGCCGTCCAGGGCGAGCAGCAGCCCGCGCGCTCGTCGCGCTCGGAGCAGCGCGCCCGCCGGGCGGCGAAGAAGCGACGCCAGCGCCGGCGTCGCCGCGCCCTCGTGGTGCTGCTCGTCTCCCTCCTCGTGGTGGGCGGCGCGGGGTACCTGCTGCTCAACAACGCCTCCGACCTCTTCGGGTTCGCGAACCCGCTGGAGGCCAAGGACTTCGAGGGGCCGGGCACCGACCCCGTCGACGTCGTCATCGAGCCCGGCTCGACCGGCCGCGACATGGGCGCGGTCCTGACCGAGGCCGGCGTCGTCGCCAGCTCGGCTGCCTTCGCGAAGGCGTTCGAGGAGAACCCGAACGCGGGGAAGATCCAGCCGGGCACCCACACGCTGCTCCTCGGCATGCCGGCCAAGGACGCCGTCGCGCGCCTCGTGGCGAACGACTCGCGCGTCGAGACCAAGATCACGATCCCCGAGGGCTACACGGTCAAGCAGATCCTCGAGAAGGCGTCCTCGGTGACGGACATCCCCGTCGCCGACTTCGAGGCCGCGATGGCCGACACCACCGCCATGGGCCTGCCCGCGGAGGCGAACGGCAACTACGAGGGCTGGCTCTACCCGACGACGTACGTCCTCGAGCCGGGAGACGTCAACGCGACGGGGATCATCCAGAGCATGGTCAGCCAGACCACGAGCGAGCTCGCCGACCTCGGCGTCCCGCCGGAGCGCTTCCAGGAGGTGCTCACGATGGCGTCGATCGTCGAGTGGGAGGGCAAGAACGCGGAGCAGCGCGGGATGGTCGCGCGGGTCATCTACAACCGCATCGCGGACGGCATGCCTCTCGGCATGGACGCGATCGACGTCTACGGGCTCGGCAAGCCGGCGAACGAGATCACGACCGAGGAGTTCCAGAACCCCGACCTGCCCTACGCGTCGCGCGTCCACCAGGGCCTTCCCCCGACCCCGATCGGGAGCCCCAGCCGCGAGAGCGTGGAGGCGGTCATGAACGCCCCCGACGGCCCGTGGCTCTGGTACGTGACCGTCAACCTGGACACGGGCGAGACGAAGTTCACCGACACGTACGCCGAGTTCGAGCAGTTCAAGCAGGAGTACCGGCAGTGGCTCGCGGAGAACGGCGGGTGAGCGCGACGCGCGCGCCGCGACGGGCGGCCGTCCTCGGCCACCCCGTCGCCCACTCGCTGTCCCCGGTGCTGCACCGCGCCGCGTACGAGGCGCTCGGCCTCGACGGCTGGACGTACGAGGCGATCGACACGACCGAGGAGCAGCTCCCGGCCCTCGTCAACGGTCTCGACGCGTCGTGGGCGGGCCTGAGCCTGACCATGCCGCTCAAGCACGCCGTGATCCCGCTGCTCGACCACGTCGACCCGCTCGCGAACGTCGTCGGCGCGGTGAACACGCTCGTCGTGCAGCCCACGGGCGGCCGGCGCCCGACGTTCGTGGGGACCAACACCGACGTGCACGGGCTCGTCGCCGCGCTCCGCGAGGGTCTGGGGGAGCGGGACGCGCGGACCGCCGTCGTGCTCGGGGCGGGCGCGACCGCCGCGTCGACGCTCGCCGCTCTCGCCGAGCTCGGCTGCCCGACGCCGACGGTCCTGGTGCGCTCGCTCGGGCGCACCGGCACGCTCCAGCGCGCGGCGCACCGCATGGGCGTCGAGCCGCGCTTCGAGATCCTCGACCCGTCGTCCTCCGCACTGCGCGACCGCCTCGGGCGGGCCGACGCGGTCGTCGCGACCCTTCCGTCGCGTGCGGCCGACCCGGTGGCCGAGGCGCTGGCACAGGCGGCCGCGCCCGTCGCAGGCGTGCTGCTCGACGTGGTCTACGACCCTCGACCCACCGCGCTCTCGGCGGCCTGGGCCGCGGCGGGCGGCACCGTGGTCGGCGGCGAGCGCATGCTCCTGCACCAGGCGGCCGAGCAGGTGCGGCTCATGACGGGCAAGGTGGTCCCGCTGGAGGCGATGGACCGGGCGCTCACGTCAGCGCTGGACGTCCCGGCCTGACATGCGTCCCCGCGTCGCGAGGCCTGCCGGCCCGGCGCGAGGCACTGCTCACGCGGGCGCGTACGCCCCGACCACCGCGCCGCCGAGCACGGCGGCGACGCCCGCACCGGCGACCATGAAGGGTCCGAACGGCACGGCGGTGTCCCGACGTGCTCGTCGCAGGACGACCAGCCCGAGCGCCCACACGCCGCCGAGCAGGAACGGCAGGACGAGTCCGGTGACCAGGTCGCCCCACCCGAGCCACGCGAGCGGCGTGCCGAGCATCCCCGCGAGCTTGACGTCGCCGAAGCCGAGACCCGGCGGGTACGCGATCCGGAGCGCGGCGTAGGCGCCGAAGCCCAGGGCGCCCCCGACGAGCGCGCGCACGAGGGCGGCGTCGTCCCCGGTCCCGAGCGCGGCGACGGCGAGGAGCAGGACCGCACCGAGCCACGTCGGCAGGACGACGACGTCGGGCAGGCGGTGCGTGCGCGCGTCGATCACGGCCACGAGCGCGCCGGCCCCGGCGACGAGCACGAGGGCCGGCGTCGCCCACGACAGACCTGACCACCAGGCCGCGCCCAGCGCCGCGAGCACCGTGAGAGCCGCGCCCGGCCGGCCCGCGACGCGCGCCTCCCGCGCCAGGTCGTCGCGCCGACGTCGTCCCCACGTCTCCGGCCGGTCGGTCGTCGTCCTGTCCCCCTGCTGGACCATGCGCGGCACGGTAGCGCGCCCGCGACGGCGCGCGCCGCCGTCGTCCACAGCGTGCCGGACGGCCCGTCCTCTCCCCGGATCCGGCGCGCGGCTCGCCCCGAGGCGCCGTCCGCGACCGCCGGTCCGCACTGCGGGCGCCCGCCGGGACGTGCGCGCCGACGTGGGAGGATGGCGATCATGCTGCGTTGGTTGACATCGGGTGAGTCGCACGGTGAGGCGCTGGTCGGGATCCTCGACGGGCTGCCGGCGGGCGTCGAGCTCACCACGGACGACGTGAAGGCCGCGCTCGCGCGTCGTCGCCTCGGGTACGGGCGCGGCTCGCGCCAGAAGTTCGAGCAGGACGTGCTGCGCGTCCTGGGCGGGCTGCGCCACGGCGTGACCCAGGGTGGCCCGCTCGCGCTGGAGATCGCGAACTCGGAGTGGCCCAAGTGGGTCGACGTCATGTCCGCCGACCCGGTGCCGCCCGAGGCTCTCCAGGTCGACGCCGGGACGGGCGACGTGCGCGAGATCGCCCGCAACCGGCCGCTCACGCGTCCGCGCCCCGGCCACGCCGACCTCGTGGGCATGCGCAAGTACGGGTTCGACGACGCCCGCCCCGTGCTCGAGCGCGCGTCGGCGCGCGAGACCGCGACACGCGTCGCCCTCGGCGCGGCGGCCGCGAAGTTCCTCGAGCAGGCGCTGGGCGTCCGCCTCGTGTCGCACGTCGTGGGCATCGGTCCCGTCGAGGTCCCCGAGGACGCCGCGGTGCCCGGGCCCGACGACGTCGCCGCGCTCGACGCCGACCCGGTGCGCTGCTTCGACGCCGCGACGTCCGC
Protein-coding sequences here:
- the ruvX gene encoding Holliday junction resolvase RuvX, producing MTAVPWLPADDGRAPLPRGARLGVDVGSVRVGLAASDPDGRVATPVETLARDTKAGAAVPTDVARIAAEVDERGAQVVYVGLPRHLSGGEGAAAQGARAYAGLVARVVAPVPVHLVDERMTTVSAHQALHASGRAGKKHRSVVDQAAAVIILQSALDAERGAGARAGEPVDPTGDHRP
- the mltG gene encoding endolytic transglycosylase MltG; protein product: MTDLFERPAVQGEQQPARSSRSEQRARRAAKKRRQRRRRRALVVLLVSLLVVGGAGYLLLNNASDLFGFANPLEAKDFEGPGTDPVDVVIEPGSTGRDMGAVLTEAGVVASSAAFAKAFEENPNAGKIQPGTHTLLLGMPAKDAVARLVANDSRVETKITIPEGYTVKQILEKASSVTDIPVADFEAAMADTTAMGLPAEANGNYEGWLYPTTYVLEPGDVNATGIIQSMVSQTTSELADLGVPPERFQEVLTMASIVEWEGKNAEQRGMVARVIYNRIADGMPLGMDAIDVYGLGKPANEITTEEFQNPDLPYASRVHQGLPPTPIGSPSRESVEAVMNAPDGPWLWYVTVNLDTGETKFTDTYAEFEQFKQEYRQWLAENGG
- a CDS encoding shikimate dehydrogenase, with protein sequence MSATRAPRRAAVLGHPVAHSLSPVLHRAAYEALGLDGWTYEAIDTTEEQLPALVNGLDASWAGLSLTMPLKHAVIPLLDHVDPLANVVGAVNTLVVQPTGGRRPTFVGTNTDVHGLVAALREGLGERDARTAVVLGAGATAASTLAALAELGCPTPTVLVRSLGRTGTLQRAAHRMGVEPRFEILDPSSSALRDRLGRADAVVATLPSRAADPVAEALAQAAAPVAGVLLDVVYDPRPTALSAAWAAAGGTVVGGERMLLHQAAEQVRLMTGKVVPLEAMDRALTSALDVPA
- a CDS encoding prepilin peptidase gives rise to the protein MVQQGDRTTTDRPETWGRRRRDDLAREARVAGRPGAALTVLAALGAAWWSGLSWATPALVLVAGAGALVAVIDARTHRLPDVVVLPTWLGAVLLLAVAALGTGDDAALVRALVGGALGFGAYAALRIAYPPGLGFGDVKLAGMLGTPLAWLGWGDLVTGLVLPFLLGGVWALGLVVLRRARRDTAVPFGPFMVAGAGVAAVLGGAVVGAYAPA
- the aroC gene encoding chorismate synthase, giving the protein MLRWLTSGESHGEALVGILDGLPAGVELTTDDVKAALARRRLGYGRGSRQKFEQDVLRVLGGLRHGVTQGGPLALEIANSEWPKWVDVMSADPVPPEALQVDAGTGDVREIARNRPLTRPRPGHADLVGMRKYGFDDARPVLERASARETATRVALGAAAAKFLEQALGVRLVSHVVGIGPVEVPEDAAVPGPDDVAALDADPVRCFDAATSAAMVAEIDECQKAGDTLGGVVEVLAYGVPSGLGTYAQSDRRLDARLAAVLMGIQAIKGVEVGDGFRTARRRGSAAHDEIERGTDGRIHRLSNRAGGVEGGMSNGEVVRVRAAMKPISTVPRALATVDVVTGEVAKAQHQRSDVCAVPPAAVVAEAMVALVLAEQALEKFGGDSVAEVRRNAEAYLAAIPELQR